Proteins encoded together in one Astatotilapia calliptera chromosome 7, fAstCal1.2, whole genome shotgun sequence window:
- the anln2 gene encoding anillin, actin binding protein 2 isoform X1, which yields MEAGEENGNNMGLKRQRAPLSDSEDNNCSAPETNDSQKRRRLEAAGQENHCPEASSSGRRAELETKPDTPIVPSVRSRVQQLTQRRDGGAPPAQRCLSDPGGDSKGHKEPLLGEAEFNQRMERFKMASFQSSPTNTPSPANQYPRTRSSFVSVIQQKLQGSTTPSSKQVSRIRQEREHELSQVPFQPIAENAWLKRSSSDSALAEERTPCGPSGPSSSVPRSKRRVQWPPTCLWDDQGVADVKDGSFTEPPTTNADSASLNMTGEMTSGHSEAPAAYSETGMQKRCVLSEEPRQTQEALSANEEEQPGPQQPEGQTVLKLSFSEDHSFFKAPSGEDQNMSDLTASNEQSFSELTLPHESNVKETSQESTVSEEGSSDMLAFEDDEKMDSSCCSDGEIEPSTDEELRMWRYPQSTVCMEEESAIDEVHEACVKDVQGESSQMNKEKTDENEPTDIQDDGPRSVSTKTAGCSEIQKDDKSKPESCLENSMRGKCTLDRDKESMESCKEGSQGLLTADSDVLTIKQEQKEMELCSQYDDAAEQSKETQTVCIKEESDSTCSDGGKRALPTSFENEQNEHAGLEGNLEDEAQPVVKPKGALTEADGAQTSAEIQPSDHLEVGQESVDERVNLDVSLTEDTHKRGESSKKVSFILEPEFINSSGVSDNNTSTETALSDTEVSFREETNTGEIIDQMFEEVLEYAERMEGPEDHDSGIGACSVENDKMETEKEKSEEEGEAKEEKSDESDKVDGIRDELLNFPPTGILSPLSKSVEAVVTPLRLAASQEPIPPLLLTPEETSAHPAESAPLYSIDAYRTQRQSKLPIVQSVTPGVQRRAEETPKPQPPVNIKEKITALNEEAGKLQTVINQTLQALNCCTDEEHGRGSLEEAEAEKLLLVSCEKRSALLAEVARLKEERSSESGEAAVEDSESISQQPCRGTVSITNIQLPLKVEYVCSSHNRAGRPSHYFFVLIRYGPCNIVATPLATAADAQNGDTISFPTSVTMKDIRSSFEIDVEVYSLSQTSASNCTMERASTKPRVTPRKLLNTLTQRSSVSSTSAAPPLITRRSSNFCLVGSHKITLASLGHSKFPLDKMKLDGKVRRLLGDEFQEKVPFLSPLEGNIYLQLESKSHSDVQHQGFLTMFELISGYGVWHRCFFVLEECNLYYWNYPNDRETKEAEGSISLSSSQSQCVRPVKRELCARPFTFELVSSVSQQEQDLSQDAAAKCWFSADTKQERLDWMEKLNQALLDFHTWNRTQTESQQANTSSSGNLRESIL from the exons ATGGAAGCAGGTGAGGAAAATGGCAACAATATGGGCTTGAAGAGACAGAGAGCACCGCTGTCGGATTCAGAGGACAATAACTGCTCAGCACCAG AGACCAATGACAGTCAGAAGAGGCGCCGTCTGGAAGCGGCCGGTCAGGAGAACCACTGCCCTGAAGCATCTTCCTCTGGACGCCGAGCAGAGCTTGAAACCAAACCCGACACACCAATAGTTCCCTCAGTCCGGTCACGAGTTCAACAGCTCACCCAGAGAAGAGATG GAGGAGCTCCTCCTGCACAGCGGTGCCTCTCGGATCCAGGCGGGGACAGCAAGGGCCACAAAGAGCCTCTCCTTG GTGAGGCAGAGTTCAATCAGCGGATGGAGCGATTCAAAATGGCCTCTTTCCAGAGTAGCCCCACCAACACCCCAAGCCCCGCCAACCAATACCCCCGGACACGCTCCAGCTTTGTATCAGTCATCCAACAAAAACTCCAGGGCTCAACTACACCCAGCTCAAAGCAGGTTTCTCGCATCCGCCAG GAGCGGGAGCATGAACTGAGTCAGGTGCCGTTTCAGCCCATCGCTGAGAACGCCTGGCTGAAACGGAGCAGCTCAGATTCCGCTTTAGCAGAG GAGAGGACTCCTTGTGGCCCTTCAGGTCCCTCCTCCAGTGTTCCTAGATCAAAAAGGAGAGTGCAGTGGCCTCCCACATGCCTCTGGGAT GATCAAGGTGTCGCTGATGTGAAAGACGGTAGTTTCACTGAACCTCCGACGACAAATGCAGACAGCGCATCTCTTAATATGACAG GTGAGATGACATCCGGTCACTCTGAAGCTCCTGCAGCTTATTCAGAGACTGGAATGCAGAAACGGTGTGTTCTCAGTGAAGAACCCAGACAGACGCAAGAGGCTCTGTCTGCTAATGAAGAAGAGCAGCCAGGTCCCCAACAACCAGAGGGCCAAACTGTGTTAAAGCTTTCTTTTAGCGAGGATCACAGTTTCTTCAAAGCCCCCTCTGGTGAGGATCAGAACATGTCTGACTTAACTGCATCTAATGAGCAAAGTTTCTCAGAATTAACTCTTCCACATGAGTCAAACGTTAAGGAAACATCACAGGAGTCCACAGTAAGTGAAGAGGGTAGCTCTGACATGCTGGCCTTTGAAGACGATGAAAAGATGGATAGTTCGTGCTGTAGTGACGGGGAGATTGAACCATCGACAGATGAGGAGTTAAGGATGTGGCGATATCCTCAAAGCACAGTGTGTATGGAGGAAGAATCCGCCATAGATGAAGTACACGAAGCATGTGTGAAGGACGTGCAAGGGGAATCATCCCAAatgaacaaagagaaaacagatgaaaatgaaCCCACTGACATCCAGGATGATGGTCCACGTTCTGTCTCTACTAAGACCGCTGGCTGTTCTGAAATACAAAAAGATGACAAATCCAAACCAGAAAGCTGTTTAGAAAACTCAATGAGAGGGAAGTGTACTTTAGACCGAGACAAAGAGAGCATGGAGTCATGTAAAGAAGGTAGTCAGGGTCTACTTACAGCAGATAGTGATGTTCTTACAATAAAACAAGAGCAGAAAGAAATGGAACTATGCAGTCAATATGATGATGCAGCTGAACAGTCAAAGGAAACCCAGACAGTCTGTATAAAAGAAGAGTCAGACAGCACATGCTCAGATGGAGGCAAACGAGCATTGCCTACTTCttttgaaaatgaacaaaatgagcATGCGGGACTAGAGGGAAATCTAGAAGATGAGGCACAACCTGTGGTAAAGCCCAAGGGCGCATTAACAGAGGCTGATGGAGCTCAGACCTCAGCAGAGATCCAGCCATCTGATCACCTGGAGGTGGGGCAGGAATCTGTCGATGAAAGGGTGAATCTTGACGTTAGTCTGACAGAAGACACTCACAAGCGAGGAGAGAGCTCAAAGAAGGTTTCCTTTATTCTGGAGCCCGAGTTCATCAACAGCTCAGGGGTGTCTGACAACAATACCTCTACAGAAACCGCCCTGTCAG ATACTGAAGTGAGCTTTCGTGAGGAgaccaacactggtgaaatTATCGATCAGATGTTCGAGGAGGTGCTCGAATATGCTGAAAGGATGGAAGGCCCTGAGGATCACGACAGTGGTATTGGGGCTTGCTCCGTCGAAAACGATAAGATGGAGACGGAGAAGGAAAAAAGTGAAGAAGAGGGAGAGGCCAAAGAGGAGAAGAGTGATGAGAGTGATAAGGTTGATGGCATCAGGGATGAGCTGCTCAACTTTCCTCCCACTGGCATCCTCTCTCCTCTCAGCAAGTCTGTAGAGGCTGTGGTCACCCCACTG CGACTGGCCGCAAGCCAGGAGCCCATCCCTCCTTTGCTCCTGACACCAGAGGAAACTAGCGCCCATCCTGCTGAATCTGCTCCCCTGTACAG CATCGATGCCTACCGCACACAAAGGCAGAGTAAGCTTCCCATCGTTCAGAGCGTCACTCCGGGGGTTCAGAGACGGGCTGAAGAGACGCCCAAGCCTCAACCGCCTGTCAACATCAAGGAGAAAATAACG GCTCTTAATGAAGAAGCTGGGAAACTGCAGACTGTGATTAACCAGACGCTGCAGGCCCTGAACTGCTGTACGGATGAGGAGCACGGGCGAGGCTCACTGGAGGAGGCCGAAGCCGAGAAACTGCTGCTGGTCTCGT gtgAGAAGCGCTCTGCCCTGCTGGCTGAGGTGGCCAGactgaaggaggagaggagctcAGAATCTGGAGAGGCAGCAGTGGAGGACAGTGAATCTATTTCCCAGCAGCCCTGCAGAGGCACTGTCAGCATCACAAACATCCAGCTGCCGCTCAAGGTGGAATATGTCTGCTCCTCACACAACCGTGCAG GTCGACCAAGTCACTACTTTTTTGTTCTTATCCGCTACGGACCCTGCAACATCGTCGCCACCCCTCTGGCCACAGCTGCAGATGCTCAGAACGGAGACACCATCTCCTTCCCCACATCTGTCACTAT GAAGGATATTCGCTCATCCTTTGAAATTGATGTGGAAGTCTACAGCCTG TCCCAAACCTCAGCCAGTAACTGCACCATGGAGCGGGCCTCCACCAAGCCACGG GTCACTCCAAGAAAGCTTCTGAACACTCTCACG CAGAGATCCAGCGTCAGTTCAACAT ctgctgctcctcctctcaTCACCCGTCGCTCCAGTAACTTTTGTCTGGTCGGCTCTCATAAGATCACGTTGGCCTCACTGGGACACAGCAAATTCCCCCTGGATAAG ATGAAACTGGATGGCAAAGTCAGGAGGCTGCTGGGAGATGAATTTCAGGAAAAG GTGCCCTTTCTTTCCCCTCTAGAGGGCAACATCTACCTGCAGCTGGAGAGCAAGAGCCACTCTGACGTCCAGCACCAAGGCTTCCTG ACGATGTTCGAGTTGATCAGTGGGTATGGGGTCTGGCATCGCTGCTTTTTTGTCCTGGAGGAATGCAACCTGTACTACTGGAACTATCCAAATGACAGAGAAACAAAG GAGGCAGAAGGCAGCATCTCTCTCTCCAGCTCACAGAGTCAGTGCGTCAGGCCTGTCAAGAGGGAGTTGTGTGCTCGACCTTTCACCTTTGAGCTGGTAAGCAGCGTATCGCAGCAGGAGCAAGACCTCAGCCAGGATGCCGCAGCCAA GTGTTGGTTTTCGGCAGACACCAAGCAGGAGAGGTTGGACTGGATGGAGAAGCTCAACCAGGCTCTTTTGGACTTTCACACGTGGAATCGAACCCAAACAGAGAGTCAGCAGGCAAACACGTCCAGCAGTGGGAACCTGAGGGAGAGTATACTGTAA
- the anln2 gene encoding anillin, actin binding protein 2 isoform X5 has product MEAGEENGNNMGLKRQRAPLSDSEDNNCSAPETNDSQKRRRLEAAGQENHCPEASSSGRRAELETKPDTPIVPSVRSRVQQLTQRRDGGAPPAQRCLSDPGGDSKGHKEPLLGEAEFNQRMERFKMASFQSSPTNTPSPANQYPRTRSSFVSVIQQKLQGSTTPSSKQVSRIRQEREHELSQVPFQPIAENAWLKRSSSDSALAEERTPCGPSGPSSSVPRSKRRVQWPPTCLWDDQGVADVKDGSFTEPPTTNADSASLNMTGEMTSGHSEAPAAYSETGMQKRCVLSEEPRQTQEALSANEEEQPGPQQPEGQTVLKLSFSEDHSFFKAPSDTEVSFREETNTGEIIDQMFEEVLEYAERMEGPEDHDSGIGACSVENDKMETEKEKSEEEGEAKEEKSDESDKVDGIRDELLNFPPTGILSPLSKSVEAVVTPLRLAASQEPIPPLLLTPEETSAHPAESAPLYSIDAYRTQRQSKLPIVQSVTPGVQRRAEETPKPQPPVNIKEKITALNEEAGKLQTVINQTLQALNCCTDEEHGRGSLEEAEAEKLLLVSCEKRSALLAEVARLKEERSSESGEAAVEDSESISQQPCRGTVSITNIQLPLKVEYVCSSHNRAGRPSHYFFVLIRYGPCNIVATPLATAADAQNGDTISFPTSVTMKDIRSSFEIDVEVYSLSQTSASNCTMERASTKPRVTPRKLLNTLTQRSSVSSTSAAPPLITRRSSNFCLVGSHKITLASLGHSKFPLDKMKLDGKVRRLLGDEFQEKVPFLSPLEGNIYLQLESKSHSDVQHQGFLTMFELISGYGVWHRCFFVLEECNLYYWNYPNDRETKEAEGSISLSSSQSQCVRPVKRELCARPFTFELVSSVSQQEQDLSQDAAAKCWFSADTKQERLDWMEKLNQALLDFHTWNRTQTESQQANTSSSGNLRESIL; this is encoded by the exons ATGGAAGCAGGTGAGGAAAATGGCAACAATATGGGCTTGAAGAGACAGAGAGCACCGCTGTCGGATTCAGAGGACAATAACTGCTCAGCACCAG AGACCAATGACAGTCAGAAGAGGCGCCGTCTGGAAGCGGCCGGTCAGGAGAACCACTGCCCTGAAGCATCTTCCTCTGGACGCCGAGCAGAGCTTGAAACCAAACCCGACACACCAATAGTTCCCTCAGTCCGGTCACGAGTTCAACAGCTCACCCAGAGAAGAGATG GAGGAGCTCCTCCTGCACAGCGGTGCCTCTCGGATCCAGGCGGGGACAGCAAGGGCCACAAAGAGCCTCTCCTTG GTGAGGCAGAGTTCAATCAGCGGATGGAGCGATTCAAAATGGCCTCTTTCCAGAGTAGCCCCACCAACACCCCAAGCCCCGCCAACCAATACCCCCGGACACGCTCCAGCTTTGTATCAGTCATCCAACAAAAACTCCAGGGCTCAACTACACCCAGCTCAAAGCAGGTTTCTCGCATCCGCCAG GAGCGGGAGCATGAACTGAGTCAGGTGCCGTTTCAGCCCATCGCTGAGAACGCCTGGCTGAAACGGAGCAGCTCAGATTCCGCTTTAGCAGAG GAGAGGACTCCTTGTGGCCCTTCAGGTCCCTCCTCCAGTGTTCCTAGATCAAAAAGGAGAGTGCAGTGGCCTCCCACATGCCTCTGGGAT GATCAAGGTGTCGCTGATGTGAAAGACGGTAGTTTCACTGAACCTCCGACGACAAATGCAGACAGCGCATCTCTTAATATGACAG GTGAGATGACATCCGGTCACTCTGAAGCTCCTGCAGCTTATTCAGAGACTGGAATGCAGAAACGGTGTGTTCTCAGTGAAGAACCCAGACAGACGCAAGAGGCTCTGTCTGCTAATGAAGAAGAGCAGCCAGGTCCCCAACAACCAGAGGGCCAAACTGTGTTAAAGCTTTCTTTTAGCGAGGATCACAGTTTCTTCAAAGCCCCCTCTG ATACTGAAGTGAGCTTTCGTGAGGAgaccaacactggtgaaatTATCGATCAGATGTTCGAGGAGGTGCTCGAATATGCTGAAAGGATGGAAGGCCCTGAGGATCACGACAGTGGTATTGGGGCTTGCTCCGTCGAAAACGATAAGATGGAGACGGAGAAGGAAAAAAGTGAAGAAGAGGGAGAGGCCAAAGAGGAGAAGAGTGATGAGAGTGATAAGGTTGATGGCATCAGGGATGAGCTGCTCAACTTTCCTCCCACTGGCATCCTCTCTCCTCTCAGCAAGTCTGTAGAGGCTGTGGTCACCCCACTG CGACTGGCCGCAAGCCAGGAGCCCATCCCTCCTTTGCTCCTGACACCAGAGGAAACTAGCGCCCATCCTGCTGAATCTGCTCCCCTGTACAG CATCGATGCCTACCGCACACAAAGGCAGAGTAAGCTTCCCATCGTTCAGAGCGTCACTCCGGGGGTTCAGAGACGGGCTGAAGAGACGCCCAAGCCTCAACCGCCTGTCAACATCAAGGAGAAAATAACG GCTCTTAATGAAGAAGCTGGGAAACTGCAGACTGTGATTAACCAGACGCTGCAGGCCCTGAACTGCTGTACGGATGAGGAGCACGGGCGAGGCTCACTGGAGGAGGCCGAAGCCGAGAAACTGCTGCTGGTCTCGT gtgAGAAGCGCTCTGCCCTGCTGGCTGAGGTGGCCAGactgaaggaggagaggagctcAGAATCTGGAGAGGCAGCAGTGGAGGACAGTGAATCTATTTCCCAGCAGCCCTGCAGAGGCACTGTCAGCATCACAAACATCCAGCTGCCGCTCAAGGTGGAATATGTCTGCTCCTCACACAACCGTGCAG GTCGACCAAGTCACTACTTTTTTGTTCTTATCCGCTACGGACCCTGCAACATCGTCGCCACCCCTCTGGCCACAGCTGCAGATGCTCAGAACGGAGACACCATCTCCTTCCCCACATCTGTCACTAT GAAGGATATTCGCTCATCCTTTGAAATTGATGTGGAAGTCTACAGCCTG TCCCAAACCTCAGCCAGTAACTGCACCATGGAGCGGGCCTCCACCAAGCCACGG GTCACTCCAAGAAAGCTTCTGAACACTCTCACG CAGAGATCCAGCGTCAGTTCAACAT ctgctgctcctcctctcaTCACCCGTCGCTCCAGTAACTTTTGTCTGGTCGGCTCTCATAAGATCACGTTGGCCTCACTGGGACACAGCAAATTCCCCCTGGATAAG ATGAAACTGGATGGCAAAGTCAGGAGGCTGCTGGGAGATGAATTTCAGGAAAAG GTGCCCTTTCTTTCCCCTCTAGAGGGCAACATCTACCTGCAGCTGGAGAGCAAGAGCCACTCTGACGTCCAGCACCAAGGCTTCCTG ACGATGTTCGAGTTGATCAGTGGGTATGGGGTCTGGCATCGCTGCTTTTTTGTCCTGGAGGAATGCAACCTGTACTACTGGAACTATCCAAATGACAGAGAAACAAAG GAGGCAGAAGGCAGCATCTCTCTCTCCAGCTCACAGAGTCAGTGCGTCAGGCCTGTCAAGAGGGAGTTGTGTGCTCGACCTTTCACCTTTGAGCTGGTAAGCAGCGTATCGCAGCAGGAGCAAGACCTCAGCCAGGATGCCGCAGCCAA GTGTTGGTTTTCGGCAGACACCAAGCAGGAGAGGTTGGACTGGATGGAGAAGCTCAACCAGGCTCTTTTGGACTTTCACACGTGGAATCGAACCCAAACAGAGAGTCAGCAGGCAAACACGTCCAGCAGTGGGAACCTGAGGGAGAGTATACTGTAA
- the anln2 gene encoding anillin, actin binding protein 2 isoform X3: MEAGEENGNNMGLKRQRAPLSDSEDNNCSAPETNDSQKRRRLEAAGQENHCPEASSSGRRAELETKPDTPIVPSVRSRVQQLTQRRDGGAPPAQRCLSDPGGDSKGHKEPLLGEAEFNQRMERFKMASFQSSPTNTPSPANQYPRTRSSFVSVIQQKLQGSTTPSSKQVSRIRQEREHELSQVPFQPIAENAWLKRSSSDSALAEERTPCGPSGPSSSVPRSKRRVQWPPTCLWDDQGVADVKDGSFTEPPTTNADSASLNMTGEMTSGHSEAPAAYSETGMQKRCVLSEEPRQTQEALSANEEEQPGPQQPEGQTVLKLSFSEDHSFFKAPSGEDQNMSDLTASNEQSFSELTLPHESNVKETSQESTVSEEGSSDMLAFEDDEKMDSSCCSDGEIEPSTDEELRMWRYPQSTVCMEEESAIDEVHEACVKDVQGESSQMNKEKTDENEPTDIQDDGPRSVSTKTAGCSEIQKDDKSKPESCLENSMRGKCTLDRDKESMESCKEGSQGLLTADSDVLTIKQEQKEMELCSQYDDAAEQSKETQTVCIKEESDSTCSDGGKRALPTSFENEQNEHAGLEGNLEDEAQPVVKPKGALTEADGAQTSAEIQPSDHLEVGQESVDERVNLDVSLTEDTHKRGESSKKVSFILEPEFINSSGVSDNNTSTETALSDTEVSFREETNTGEIIDQMFEEVLEYAERMEGPEDHDSGIGACSVENDKMETEKEKSEEEGEAKEEKSDESDKVDGIRDELLNFPPTGILSPLSKSVEAVVTPLRLAASQEPIPPLLLTPEETSAHPAESAPLYSIDAYRTQRQSKLPIVQSVTPGVQRRAEETPKPQPPVNIKEKITALNEEAGKLQTVINQTLQALNCCTDEEHGRGSLEEAEAEKLLLVSCEKRSALLAEVARLKEERSSESGEAAVEDSESISQQPCRGTVSITNIQLPLKVEYVCSSHNRAGRPSHYFFVLIRYGPCNIVATPLATAADAQNGDTISFPTSVTMKDIRSSFEIDVEVYSLSQTSASNCTMERASTKPRVTPRKLLNTLTQRSSVSSTSAAPPLITRRSSNFCLVGSHKITLASLGHSKFPLDKVPFLSPLEGNIYLQLESKSHSDVQHQGFLTMFELISGYGVWHRCFFVLEECNLYYWNYPNDRETKEAEGSISLSSSQSQCVRPVKRELCARPFTFELVSSVSQQEQDLSQDAAAKCWFSADTKQERLDWMEKLNQALLDFHTWNRTQTESQQANTSSSGNLRESIL; this comes from the exons ATGGAAGCAGGTGAGGAAAATGGCAACAATATGGGCTTGAAGAGACAGAGAGCACCGCTGTCGGATTCAGAGGACAATAACTGCTCAGCACCAG AGACCAATGACAGTCAGAAGAGGCGCCGTCTGGAAGCGGCCGGTCAGGAGAACCACTGCCCTGAAGCATCTTCCTCTGGACGCCGAGCAGAGCTTGAAACCAAACCCGACACACCAATAGTTCCCTCAGTCCGGTCACGAGTTCAACAGCTCACCCAGAGAAGAGATG GAGGAGCTCCTCCTGCACAGCGGTGCCTCTCGGATCCAGGCGGGGACAGCAAGGGCCACAAAGAGCCTCTCCTTG GTGAGGCAGAGTTCAATCAGCGGATGGAGCGATTCAAAATGGCCTCTTTCCAGAGTAGCCCCACCAACACCCCAAGCCCCGCCAACCAATACCCCCGGACACGCTCCAGCTTTGTATCAGTCATCCAACAAAAACTCCAGGGCTCAACTACACCCAGCTCAAAGCAGGTTTCTCGCATCCGCCAG GAGCGGGAGCATGAACTGAGTCAGGTGCCGTTTCAGCCCATCGCTGAGAACGCCTGGCTGAAACGGAGCAGCTCAGATTCCGCTTTAGCAGAG GAGAGGACTCCTTGTGGCCCTTCAGGTCCCTCCTCCAGTGTTCCTAGATCAAAAAGGAGAGTGCAGTGGCCTCCCACATGCCTCTGGGAT GATCAAGGTGTCGCTGATGTGAAAGACGGTAGTTTCACTGAACCTCCGACGACAAATGCAGACAGCGCATCTCTTAATATGACAG GTGAGATGACATCCGGTCACTCTGAAGCTCCTGCAGCTTATTCAGAGACTGGAATGCAGAAACGGTGTGTTCTCAGTGAAGAACCCAGACAGACGCAAGAGGCTCTGTCTGCTAATGAAGAAGAGCAGCCAGGTCCCCAACAACCAGAGGGCCAAACTGTGTTAAAGCTTTCTTTTAGCGAGGATCACAGTTTCTTCAAAGCCCCCTCTGGTGAGGATCAGAACATGTCTGACTTAACTGCATCTAATGAGCAAAGTTTCTCAGAATTAACTCTTCCACATGAGTCAAACGTTAAGGAAACATCACAGGAGTCCACAGTAAGTGAAGAGGGTAGCTCTGACATGCTGGCCTTTGAAGACGATGAAAAGATGGATAGTTCGTGCTGTAGTGACGGGGAGATTGAACCATCGACAGATGAGGAGTTAAGGATGTGGCGATATCCTCAAAGCACAGTGTGTATGGAGGAAGAATCCGCCATAGATGAAGTACACGAAGCATGTGTGAAGGACGTGCAAGGGGAATCATCCCAAatgaacaaagagaaaacagatgaaaatgaaCCCACTGACATCCAGGATGATGGTCCACGTTCTGTCTCTACTAAGACCGCTGGCTGTTCTGAAATACAAAAAGATGACAAATCCAAACCAGAAAGCTGTTTAGAAAACTCAATGAGAGGGAAGTGTACTTTAGACCGAGACAAAGAGAGCATGGAGTCATGTAAAGAAGGTAGTCAGGGTCTACTTACAGCAGATAGTGATGTTCTTACAATAAAACAAGAGCAGAAAGAAATGGAACTATGCAGTCAATATGATGATGCAGCTGAACAGTCAAAGGAAACCCAGACAGTCTGTATAAAAGAAGAGTCAGACAGCACATGCTCAGATGGAGGCAAACGAGCATTGCCTACTTCttttgaaaatgaacaaaatgagcATGCGGGACTAGAGGGAAATCTAGAAGATGAGGCACAACCTGTGGTAAAGCCCAAGGGCGCATTAACAGAGGCTGATGGAGCTCAGACCTCAGCAGAGATCCAGCCATCTGATCACCTGGAGGTGGGGCAGGAATCTGTCGATGAAAGGGTGAATCTTGACGTTAGTCTGACAGAAGACACTCACAAGCGAGGAGAGAGCTCAAAGAAGGTTTCCTTTATTCTGGAGCCCGAGTTCATCAACAGCTCAGGGGTGTCTGACAACAATACCTCTACAGAAACCGCCCTGTCAG ATACTGAAGTGAGCTTTCGTGAGGAgaccaacactggtgaaatTATCGATCAGATGTTCGAGGAGGTGCTCGAATATGCTGAAAGGATGGAAGGCCCTGAGGATCACGACAGTGGTATTGGGGCTTGCTCCGTCGAAAACGATAAGATGGAGACGGAGAAGGAAAAAAGTGAAGAAGAGGGAGAGGCCAAAGAGGAGAAGAGTGATGAGAGTGATAAGGTTGATGGCATCAGGGATGAGCTGCTCAACTTTCCTCCCACTGGCATCCTCTCTCCTCTCAGCAAGTCTGTAGAGGCTGTGGTCACCCCACTG CGACTGGCCGCAAGCCAGGAGCCCATCCCTCCTTTGCTCCTGACACCAGAGGAAACTAGCGCCCATCCTGCTGAATCTGCTCCCCTGTACAG CATCGATGCCTACCGCACACAAAGGCAGAGTAAGCTTCCCATCGTTCAGAGCGTCACTCCGGGGGTTCAGAGACGGGCTGAAGAGACGCCCAAGCCTCAACCGCCTGTCAACATCAAGGAGAAAATAACG GCTCTTAATGAAGAAGCTGGGAAACTGCAGACTGTGATTAACCAGACGCTGCAGGCCCTGAACTGCTGTACGGATGAGGAGCACGGGCGAGGCTCACTGGAGGAGGCCGAAGCCGAGAAACTGCTGCTGGTCTCGT gtgAGAAGCGCTCTGCCCTGCTGGCTGAGGTGGCCAGactgaaggaggagaggagctcAGAATCTGGAGAGGCAGCAGTGGAGGACAGTGAATCTATTTCCCAGCAGCCCTGCAGAGGCACTGTCAGCATCACAAACATCCAGCTGCCGCTCAAGGTGGAATATGTCTGCTCCTCACACAACCGTGCAG GTCGACCAAGTCACTACTTTTTTGTTCTTATCCGCTACGGACCCTGCAACATCGTCGCCACCCCTCTGGCCACAGCTGCAGATGCTCAGAACGGAGACACCATCTCCTTCCCCACATCTGTCACTAT GAAGGATATTCGCTCATCCTTTGAAATTGATGTGGAAGTCTACAGCCTG TCCCAAACCTCAGCCAGTAACTGCACCATGGAGCGGGCCTCCACCAAGCCACGG GTCACTCCAAGAAAGCTTCTGAACACTCTCACG CAGAGATCCAGCGTCAGTTCAACAT ctgctgctcctcctctcaTCACCCGTCGCTCCAGTAACTTTTGTCTGGTCGGCTCTCATAAGATCACGTTGGCCTCACTGGGACACAGCAAATTCCCCCTGGATAAG GTGCCCTTTCTTTCCCCTCTAGAGGGCAACATCTACCTGCAGCTGGAGAGCAAGAGCCACTCTGACGTCCAGCACCAAGGCTTCCTG ACGATGTTCGAGTTGATCAGTGGGTATGGGGTCTGGCATCGCTGCTTTTTTGTCCTGGAGGAATGCAACCTGTACTACTGGAACTATCCAAATGACAGAGAAACAAAG GAGGCAGAAGGCAGCATCTCTCTCTCCAGCTCACAGAGTCAGTGCGTCAGGCCTGTCAAGAGGGAGTTGTGTGCTCGACCTTTCACCTTTGAGCTGGTAAGCAGCGTATCGCAGCAGGAGCAAGACCTCAGCCAGGATGCCGCAGCCAA GTGTTGGTTTTCGGCAGACACCAAGCAGGAGAGGTTGGACTGGATGGAGAAGCTCAACCAGGCTCTTTTGGACTTTCACACGTGGAATCGAACCCAAACAGAGAGTCAGCAGGCAAACACGTCCAGCAGTGGGAACCTGAGGGAGAGTATACTGTAA